Proteins co-encoded in one Cardiocondyla obscurior isolate alpha-2009 linkage group LG24, Cobs3.1, whole genome shotgun sequence genomic window:
- the Jhbp2 gene encoding circadian clock-controlled protein daywake, whose translation MRNAVLLCYVCSLLIGAHAVGRYRGLEFLEPCSRSDSKLEACLARTANTLVERFRQGLPQLGYPEVEPIILDELHIALGGGPNGYRAQFKNITARGVSALRITGLKTRLTDDEVQLQLAFSIPRIRAAARYRSSGTLILVQASGAGDYWGEYDDVRAKVFIRARPFVYENRRYLRLQQLKMDFSVKNIRMGVENVRDSNSILLAALNLFINTNSQELLKEMKPDLRRKLVQVMTTFVEKLFAQVPYDAWITD comes from the exons ATGAGGAATGCTGTACTACTGTGCTACGTGTGCTCCCTGTTGATCGGCGCTCACGCCGTCGGAAGATACAGAGGCCTGGAGTTTCTAGAGCCATGCTCTAGGAGCGATTCGAAGCTAGAAGCCTGCCTCGCAAGAACAGCCAATACACTCGTCGAGCGCTTTCGTCAAG GTTTACCACAATTAGGCTATCCAGAAGTGGAGCCTATTATTCTAGACGAGTTGCATATCGCTCTCGGAGGCGGTCCAAATGGTTACAGAGCGCAATTCAAAAATATCACAGCTAGAGGAGTCTCTGCTTTGCGAATAACCGGCCTGAAAACTAGACTGACCGACGATGAAGTGCAATTGCAGTTGGCTTTTAGCATTCCGAGAATTAGAGCGGCCGCGAGATATCGGTCCAGCGGAACTTTGATCTTGGTACAAGCCAGCGGCGCCGGAGATTATTGGGGCGAATACG ATGATGTCAGAGCTAAGGTCTTTATCAGAGCAAGACCATTCGTATACGAAAACCGTCGTTACCTCAGATtgcagcaattaaaaatggatTTTAGCGTAAAGAATATCAGAATGGGAGTCGAAAACGTGCGAGACTCCAACAGTATATTGC TTGCGGCACTTAACCTTTTCATCAATACGAACAGTCAAGAATTATTGAAAGAAATGAAACCGGATCTGAGGCGGAAGTTAGTTCAGGTGATGACGACTTTCGTGGAGAAACTTTTTGCTCAAGTGCCGTACGATGCGTGGATTACAGATTAA
- the Jhbp16 gene encoding uncharacterized protein Jhbp16 — translation MQLRTFLFVLLLHVSTAADFEDFFRNCHVNAPGFDVCVREGLNAISRPYFKTGLPKYNVLPFDPFFAQEIIAKRGIPNFGFTLTLRNVTETGWANSKVTKFVSDLNNYKVVYTQSFPEKFLTGNYEFKGVCFSSSITNRGKFTLALYDLIQTSTITKVPGQKVRAQIDVQSISNLKLHITNLLFGKRVFEDILDKIINYTWQPGFVLTRGLVNELVSTAFTEIFDNAFRNFPFEQIFKSKPIY, via the exons ATGCAGCTGAggacttttttatttgtgttacTGCTGCACGTTTCAACTGCCGCCGATTTCG AGGACTTCTTCAGAAATTGTCACGTCAATGCACCAGGTTTTGACGTTTGCGTGCGAGAGGGATTAAATGCGATTTCGAGGCCTTATTTCAAAACTGGCTTGCCAAAGTACAATGTGCTTCCGTTTGATCCATTTTTTGCCCAAGAGATAATAGCGAAAAGAGGGATACCTAATTTCGGCTTTACTTTAACACTCCGAAATGTGACAGAAACCGGATGGGCCAACAGTAAAGTGACAAAATTCGTTTCCGATTTGAATAATTACAAG GTTGTGTACACTCAAAGTTTTCCGGAGAAATTTCTGACGGGTAATTACGAATTTAAAGGAGTGTGCTTCAGCTCCTCAATAACCAACAGAGGAAAATTCACTTTGGCTTTGT atgATCTTATACAAACGAGCACTATAACCAAGGTACCGGGGCAAAAGGTGCGCGCTCAAATAGATGTTCAGTCTATTAGTAATTTAAAACTTCATATTACAAATCTGCTATTTGGCAAACGAGTTTTTGAGGATAttcttgataaaataattaattatacatggCAGCCTGGTTTCGTATTGACGAGAGGCCTAGTGAACGAACTCGTTTCAACCGCTTTTACAGAAATTTTCGACAACGCCTTTCGTAATTTCCCATTTGAGcagatttttaaatcaaaaccgatatattaa